In Longimicrobium sp., the genomic stretch GTGCGCGACGGCAACGAGTCCATCGTGAACCAGTACACCGTGCGCGTGCTGGACGGGAAGCGCGACGCGCTGCGCGACCACCTGACGGCGCACGGCGTCGGCTCGTCGGTCTACTATCCCGTTCCGCTGCACCTGCAGGAGTGCTTCGCGTATCTCGGCTATCGCGAGGGGCAGTTCCCCGAGAGCGAGCGCGCCTGCCGCGAGGTGCTGTCGATCCCCGTGTACCCCGAGCTGACGGAGGCGCAGACCGGGCACGTGGCCGACACGATCCGCGCCTTCTTCGGCGCGTAGCCCGCCGCGCCGCCGGCCGATGTTCGTCGTCGCGCACAACGGCGCGCGCATCTGGGGCGGCGCGGAGCGCGCAACGGCGGTCCTGCTGGCTGGCCTCCAGCGGCGCGGCCACCGCGTGCTCCTCCTCTGCAACGACGCCGGGGTGGCGCGCCGCGCGGCCGCGCTCGGCGTCCCCACCGAACTCCTGCCGCTGGGCGGAGATGCGATGCTCCCGCACGCGTTTCGCCTCGCGCGCCGGCTCCGGCGGCTGCGGCCGGACGCGTTCGTCGTCGGCACCTACAAGAAGCTGTTCCTGGCCGCGCTCGGCGCCCGCCTGGCGCGCGTGCCGCGCATCGTCGCGCGCGTGGGGCTGGAGACGGACACGCCGCGCTCGGCCAAGTACCGCTTCGCCCTTCCGCGCTGGGTCGATGCGGTCGTGGTGAACGCGCGCCGCATCCGCCCCGCCTTCGCCGATCTCCCCGGCTTCGCTGCCGACCGCGTCGTCGTGATCCACAACGGCGTGGAGATGCCCGTCCCCCGCGCGCCGCACGGCTCCGTCCGCGCCGCGCTCGGCATCGCCCCCGACGCGCCCGTGGTTGGCGCCGTCGCACGGCTCGCGCGGCAGAAGCGGCTCGACCGGCTCCTGCGCGCCATCTCCATCATCCCCGACCTGCACTGCATCTTGGCGGGCGATGGAGAAGAGCGCGCGGCGCTGGAATCGCTGGCGGCGGAGCTCGGCATCGCCGCGCGCGTCCACTTCCTCGGCCACCGCGACGACACCGGCGACGTGCTGGACGCGCTCGACGTCTTCGTCCTCTCCTCCGACCGCGAGGGGCTCTCCAACGCCATGCTCGAGGCGCTCGCCGCCGGCGTCCCCGTCGTCAGCACGCCCGTGAGCGGCGCCGAGGACGCGCTGGAGCCGTTCGCGGACGGCACCGCGCCGGGCGAGATCGCGGGGTTCTCGGAAGATGAGATCGCCGCCGCGCTCCACCGCCTCCTGCGCGATCCCGAACGCCGCGCGGCGATGGAGGACGCGGCGCGGCGGCGCGCGGCGGAGCGGTTCGGGATGGATGCGATGCTGGAGCGGTGGGAGGCGGTGCTGGCCGGCCGCACGCCACCGGAGGCGCCATGAAGCTGGTGATCCAGAACGGCAGCCGCGTGTGGGGCGGCAACGAGAAGTGGCTGGCCACGCTCGCGTCCGGGCTGATCGCCCGCGGGCACCAAGTCGTCGTCTCCTGCCCGCGCGGCGCCGTCCGCAACCGGCTGGGGGAGATGGGGATCGCGACCACGCCCGTCCGCCCGCGCGGCGAGCTGGACGCGGTGAGCGGGATCGCCTTCGCGCGGTGGCTGCGCCGCGAGCGGCCGGATGCGCTGCTGCTGACCTCGTGGCGCCCGCTGGCGTGGGGCGCGTGGGCCGGCCGCCGCGCGCGCGTCCCCCGCATCGCCGTGCGGCTGGGGATCGTCCGCACCTTCCCGCGCCGCGGCGGCCGCGCCCGCGCCTTCCGCCGCTGGGTGGACGCGATGATCGTGAACTCCACCGAGATCCGCGACACCTGGCTCCGCTCCGCCCCCGGCTTCCCGGCCGACCGCGTGAACCTGGTGCTGAACGGCCTCCCCGCGCGCGATGCCGAGCGCCCGAGTCTACGCGCCAGACTGCGGAACGAGCTGGGGATCGGGCCGGAGACGCTGCTCATCGGCGGCGCGGGCCACCTGGCGCCGCGAAAGGGCTTCGACCTCCTCCTCCGCGCCTTCGCCGCCGCCGATCTGGGCGACGCACGAGTGGTGATCGCGGGCGGCGGAGATCATCTAGCGGAGCTGGTGGAGATTGCGAGGGAGATGGGGATCACGGAGCGCGTGCACTTCCTCGGGCACCGCGGCGACGGGCCGGGCGTGATCGCGGGATGCGACCTCTTCGTCGTCCCCAGCCGCAACGAGGGGATGGCGAACGTGATGCTGGAGGCGATGGCGGCCGGCGTCCCCGTCATCGCCACCGGCATCAGCGGCGTCCGCGGCGCGCTGGAGGCGGAGCCCGGCGGCGCGCCCGCGGGATGGATCGTCCCCGCCGACGACGCCCCCGCGCTCGCCGCCGCGCTGGGCGAGGTGGCGGGCGGCGTCCGCGGGGCGTCTCCAACGATCGCCCAGCGCACGGGCGAGGCGCTGCGCCGCATCCACGAGCGCTTCGGGGTGGAGCGGATGGTGCGCGAGTGCGAGGACATCCTCTTCGGCGGCCGATGAGCGAGCTTCGCTACCCCGCGCGCCACGTCTGCATCGTCCTCCTCACCGGCCTGGGCGACGTGGTGCACGGCCTGCCGCTGGTGAACGCGCTGAAGGACGACGATCCCGAGCGCCGCATCACCTGGGTCGTGGAGCCGATGCCCGCGCCGCTGCTGGAGGGGCATCCGTCCATCGACCGCGTGGTCGTCTACCGCAAGAAGGACGGCCTGCGCGGCGTCGCCCGGCTGGCGCGCGACCTGGCCGCGGGCGAGCGGATCGACCTCGCGCTGAACCTGAACGTCTACACCAAGAGCGTGTGGCCCACGCTCCTCTCCCGCGCGCGCCACCGGCTGGGCTTCGACCGCGGGCGCTCGTTCGAGGGCGTGTGGCTGGCGTCCAACCACCACCTCGATCCCCGCCCGCGCGCACACACCGCCGACATGTTCCTGGAGTTCGCGGAACACCTCGGCCTCGCCGTCCCCCACCCCGAGTGGCGCATCCGCTTCACCGATGACGAGCGGCGCGCGCAGGCGGAGTTCTTCACGCGGTTCGAGGGACGCCGCGTCGCCACCATCATCCCCGCCTCCGCCAACGCGAAGAAGGACTGGCCCGCCGAGCGCTGGGCACGCGTGGCCGATGCGCTGGCGCACGACTTCGGCTTCCGCGTGGTGCTCGCGGGCGGCCCCGGCCAGCGCGAGCAGCGTTTCGCCCGCGACATCGTCGCCGCGTCGAGCGCGAAGCCGCACTGGGCGCTCGGCGATTCCATCCGGCGGCTGGCGTGGATCGTCGCGGGGAGCAGCCTGGTGCTGGCGCCGGACACGGGGCCGGTTCACATC encodes the following:
- a CDS encoding glycosyltransferase; this encodes MKLVIQNGSRVWGGNEKWLATLASGLIARGHQVVVSCPRGAVRNRLGEMGIATTPVRPRGELDAVSGIAFARWLRRERPDALLLTSWRPLAWGAWAGRRARVPRIAVRLGIVRTFPRRGGRARAFRRWVDAMIVNSTEIRDTWLRSAPGFPADRVNLVLNGLPARDAERPSLRARLRNELGIGPETLLIGGAGHLAPRKGFDLLLRAFAAADLGDARVVIAGGGDHLAELVEIAREMGITERVHFLGHRGDGPGVIAGCDLFVVPSRNEGMANVMLEAMAAGVPVIATGISGVRGALEAEPGGAPAGWIVPADDAPALAAALGEVAGGVRGASPTIAQRTGEALRRIHERFGVERMVRECEDILFGGR
- a CDS encoding glycosyltransferase, with protein sequence MFVVAHNGARIWGGAERATAVLLAGLQRRGHRVLLLCNDAGVARRAAALGVPTELLPLGGDAMLPHAFRLARRLRRLRPDAFVVGTYKKLFLAALGARLARVPRIVARVGLETDTPRSAKYRFALPRWVDAVVVNARRIRPAFADLPGFAADRVVVIHNGVEMPVPRAPHGSVRAALGIAPDAPVVGAVARLARQKRLDRLLRAISIIPDLHCILAGDGEERAALESLAAELGIAARVHFLGHRDDTGDVLDALDVFVLSSDREGLSNAMLEALAAGVPVVSTPVSGAEDALEPFADGTAPGEIAGFSEDEIAAALHRLLRDPERRAAMEDAARRRAAERFGMDAMLERWEAVLAGRTPPEAP
- a CDS encoding glycosyltransferase family 9 protein, encoding MSELRYPARHVCIVLLTGLGDVVHGLPLVNALKDDDPERRITWVVEPMPAPLLEGHPSIDRVVVYRKKDGLRGVARLARDLAAGERIDLALNLNVYTKSVWPTLLSRARHRLGFDRGRSFEGVWLASNHHLDPRPRAHTADMFLEFAEHLGLAVPHPEWRIRFTDDERRAQAEFFTRFEGRRVATIIPASANAKKDWPAERWARVADALAHDFGFRVVLAGGPGQREQRFARDIVAASSAKPHWALGDSIRRLAWIVAGSSLVLAPDTGPVHIARAFGVPVIGLYGHTNPWRVGPWRKYHDLWVDRYTEPGEAPDPSNFTPRLGRMERITVEDVVAKIALATENHLRSA